In Desulfovibrio porci, a single window of DNA contains:
- the hisF gene encoding imidazole glycerol phosphate synthase subunit HisF — MLSKRVIPCLDVRNGRLTKGVKFAGNEDIGDPVASARRYYEEGADEIVFYDITASAEARGIFLDVVERVAEQIFIPFSVGGGIATVADMRAVLLAGAEKVSVNSAAVKNPRIISEGADAFGSQAIVVGMDVLAVPVSEAVPSGYEIVIHGGRTRMGLDALAWARRCQDLGAGELCVNSIDADGTKDGYELKLTRAIADAVSIPVIASGGAGEPRHMYEAVSAGGASAALIASIVHYGEYSIRQCKEYMAAQGAKVRLTW, encoded by the coding sequence ATGCTCAGTAAACGGGTGATCCCCTGTCTGGACGTGCGCAACGGGCGGCTGACCAAGGGCGTCAAATTCGCGGGCAACGAGGATATCGGCGATCCGGTGGCCAGCGCCCGCCGTTACTATGAGGAAGGGGCCGACGAAATCGTCTTTTACGATATCACGGCCTCGGCCGAGGCGCGCGGCATTTTTCTGGACGTGGTGGAGCGTGTGGCCGAACAGATTTTCATCCCCTTCAGCGTGGGCGGCGGCATCGCCACTGTGGCGGATATGCGCGCCGTGCTGCTGGCAGGGGCGGAGAAAGTCTCGGTCAACTCGGCGGCGGTGAAGAATCCCCGGATCATCAGCGAGGGCGCGGACGCTTTCGGCTCGCAGGCCATTGTGGTGGGCATGGATGTGCTGGCCGTGCCCGTGAGCGAGGCCGTCCCCTCGGGCTATGAGATCGTGATCCACGGCGGGCGCACACGCATGGGCCTGGACGCTCTGGCCTGGGCCCGGCGTTGTCAGGACCTGGGCGCGGGCGAGCTTTGCGTCAATTCCATCGATGCCGACGGCACCAAGGACGGCTATGAACTCAAGTTGACCCGCGCCATTGCCGACGCCGTGTCTATTCCGGTCATCGCCTCGGGCGGCGCGGGCGAGCCCCGGCACATGTACGAAGCCGTGAGCGCGGGCGGCGCGTCGGCGGCCCTGATCGCCTCCATTGTGCATTACGGGGAATACAGCATCCGCCAGTGCAAAGAATATATGGCCGCTCAGGGTGCCAAGGTCCGACTGACGTGGTAG
- a CDS encoding sulfite exporter TauE/SafE family protein has product MYFPTAGIECSPFIPFAVALGVSFFTSMGGVSGAFLLLPFQMSVLGYTNPSVSATNQFFNVLACPAGVWRYWREGRLLWPLTLVVALGTLPGVFAGALIRINLLPDPRHFKIFAGLVLLYVALKMLRDVMRRRKADASGATPRQDGPRGGGACRLLSWNSRLLTFCFQEQEYRISCRGIVLLSLIVGLVGGVYGIGGGAIMAPFLVSFFGLPVHAVAGASLFATFLTSVAGVSFYSLLAPLYPGLAVAPDWRLGILLGLGGMAGMYLGARCQKHVPARVLKYLLAGILLFTAARYLGQAF; this is encoded by the coding sequence ATGTATTTTCCCACCGCGGGCATTGAATGCTCCCCCTTTATTCCCTTTGCCGTGGCTCTGGGCGTTTCCTTCTTCACCTCCATGGGCGGGGTTTCCGGCGCGTTTCTGCTCCTGCCCTTTCAGATGAGCGTACTGGGCTATACCAACCCCAGCGTCAGCGCCACCAACCAGTTTTTCAACGTGCTGGCCTGTCCCGCCGGAGTCTGGCGCTACTGGCGCGAAGGCCGTCTGCTCTGGCCGCTGACCCTGGTGGTGGCCCTGGGCACCTTGCCCGGCGTGTTCGCCGGGGCGCTGATCCGGATCAATCTGCTGCCCGACCCGCGCCACTTCAAAATTTTCGCCGGGCTGGTGCTGCTGTATGTGGCGCTCAAAATGCTGCGCGACGTCATGAGGCGGCGGAAGGCGGACGCCTCCGGCGCGACGCCCCGGCAGGACGGGCCGCGCGGCGGCGGCGCATGCCGGCTGCTGTCCTGGAACAGCCGCCTGCTGACCTTTTGCTTTCAGGAACAGGAGTACCGCATTTCCTGCCGGGGCATCGTGCTGCTCAGCCTGATCGTGGGTCTGGTGGGCGGCGTGTACGGCATCGGCGGCGGGGCCATCATGGCTCCCTTTCTGGTTTCCTTTTTCGGCCTGCCGGTCCACGCCGTGGCCGGGGCGTCGCTTTTCGCCACCTTCCTGACCTCAGTAGCCGGAGTCAGCTTTTACAGCCTGCTGGCCCCCCTGTACCCCGGACTGGCCGTGGCCCCGGACTGGCGGCTGGGCATTCTGCTGGGCCTGGGGGGCATGGCCGGCATGTACCTGGGCGCGCGCTGCCAGAAGCACGTCCCGGCCAGAGTGCTGAAATATCTGCTGGCGGGCATTTTGCTCTTTACAGCGGCCCGCTATCTGGGCCAAGCTTTCTGA
- the hisH gene encoding imidazole glycerol phosphate synthase subunit HisH, whose product MLAILDYKAGNQTSVRRALEHLGIPCTVTADPALLESAQGIIFPGVGAAGQAMRALGEAGQDAALRRAVDVGQPLLGICLGCQILLERSEENDTPTLGLAPGVCRRFEDGLRQEDGSPAPVPHMGWNSLRAVAPCRLLEGVEPTAEFYFVHSYYVEPDPALVLATTVYGREFCSLYGREGLWAAQFHPEKSGRPGLALLRNFYDYCREARHAQ is encoded by the coding sequence ATGCTGGCCATTCTGGATTACAAGGCGGGCAACCAGACGAGCGTGCGCCGCGCTCTGGAACATCTGGGCATTCCCTGTACCGTCACGGCGGACCCGGCGCTGCTGGAAAGCGCGCAGGGCATTATTTTTCCCGGCGTGGGCGCGGCGGGGCAGGCCATGCGCGCCCTGGGCGAGGCCGGGCAGGACGCGGCCCTGCGCCGCGCCGTGGACGTGGGGCAGCCCCTGCTGGGCATCTGTCTGGGCTGCCAGATTCTGCTGGAGCGCAGTGAGGAAAACGACACGCCCACCCTGGGGCTGGCGCCCGGCGTCTGCCGCCGTTTCGAGGACGGCCTGCGGCAGGAGGACGGCAGCCCTGCGCCCGTGCCGCACATGGGCTGGAACAGCCTGCGCGCCGTTGCGCCCTGCCGTCTGCTGGAAGGTGTGGAGCCCACGGCGGAATTTTATTTTGTGCACAGTTATTATGTGGAGCCGGACCCCGCCCTTGTCCTCGCCACCACGGTCTACGGCCGGGAGTTCTGCTCCCTCTACGGGCGCGAGGGCCTCTGGGCCGCCCAGTTCCACCCGGAAAAAAGCGGACGGCCTGGTCTGGCCCTGTTGCGCAATTTTTACGACTACTGCCGGGAGGCGCGCCATGCTCAGTAA
- a CDS encoding adenine nucleotide alpha-hydrolase family protein: MVGGPAAALPGGFVRALRGLPPLAVAFSGGLDSRFLCHAARLCGCDVLALHARGPHIPPEESARAAQWARDNGLPLLTLDFDPLSLPEVSINSRERCYGCKKGLIAALREVLRERRAGEGSDRLLCDGSNADDLRAFRPGLRALAEAWVRSPLAEAGLGKPAIRALAASTGLDRPEQKARPCLLTRLAYGLAPDAALLARLARAEAALAQLPAPDDDADASALGDFRLRLRPAPLLQVTRPPGALRPLVDEILAGHGFAPCEICETSGVSGFFDAP; this comes from the coding sequence GTGGTAGGCGGTCCGGCTGCGGCCCTGCCCGGCGGGTTCGTCAGAGCGCTGCGCGGTCTGCCGCCGCTGGCCGTGGCCTTTTCCGGCGGTCTGGACAGCCGTTTTCTCTGCCACGCGGCCCGCCTCTGCGGTTGCGACGTGCTGGCCCTGCACGCGCGCGGGCCGCACATCCCGCCGGAGGAAAGCGCGCGGGCCGCGCAGTGGGCCAGAGACAACGGTTTGCCGCTGCTGACGCTGGATTTTGATCCATTGTCCCTGCCGGAGGTGTCGATCAACAGCCGCGAGCGTTGCTACGGCTGCAAAAAGGGGCTGATTGCCGCCCTGCGTGAGGTTCTGCGGGAGCGGCGCGCGGGGGAAGGCAGCGACCGTCTGCTCTGCGACGGCAGCAATGCGGACGATCTGCGCGCGTTCCGGCCCGGCCTGCGGGCACTGGCCGAGGCGTGGGTGCGTTCCCCCCTGGCTGAAGCCGGGCTGGGCAAGCCCGCCATCCGCGCGCTGGCCGCGTCCACTGGCCTGGACAGGCCGGAACAGAAGGCCCGGCCCTGTTTGCTGACCCGTCTGGCCTACGGTCTTGCGCCCGACGCCGCCCTGCTGGCGCGGCTGGCACGAGCCGAAGCCGCCCTGGCGCAACTGCCCGCGCCGGATGACGACGCAGACGCGTCCGCGTTGGGGGACTTCCGCCTGCGGCTCAGGCCCGCGCCTCTGCTCCAGGTCACGCGCCCGCCCGGAGCGTTGCGGCCCTTGGTTGACGAGATTCTGGCCGGGCACGGCTTCGCCCCCTGTGAGATATGCGAGACGAGCGGCGTCAGCGGCTTTTTTGACGCGCCGTAG
- a CDS encoding FmdB family zinc ribbon protein, translating to MPIYEYQCPKCQRVFEEWVKASEAHGQEPCPECGTPSSRIISQTSFVLKGGGWYVSDYGYRKGISEDGAAATSSAPAGEAKSAAAEAPKAASAPAEKSAPAEKPAARATPPSKAAKAKSAPAAS from the coding sequence ATGCCTATTTACGAATACCAATGCCCCAAGTGTCAGCGCGTGTTTGAGGAATGGGTCAAGGCGTCGGAAGCGCACGGGCAGGAACCCTGTCCCGAGTGCGGCACGCCCTCGTCCCGGATCATTTCGCAGACGTCCTTTGTGCTCAAGGGCGGCGGCTGGTATGTAAGCGATTACGGCTACCGCAAGGGCATCAGCGAGGACGGCGCCGCCGCTACGTCTTCCGCCCCCGCCGGGGAAGCCAAGTCCGCAGCGGCGGAAGCGCCCAAGGCCGCGTCCGCTCCGGCGGAAAAGAGCGCCCCCGCGGAAAAGCCCGCAGCCAGAGCCACGCCTCCGTCCAAGGCCGCCAAGGCCAAAAGCGCCCCGGCGGCATCCTAA